The following proteins are co-located in the Doryrhamphus excisus isolate RoL2022-K1 chromosome 3, RoL_Dexc_1.0, whole genome shotgun sequence genome:
- the LOC131126606 gene encoding Golgi reassembly-stacking protein 2-like isoform X2 encodes MGGTQSVEIPGGGSEGYHVLRVQENSPGHRAGLEPFFDFIVSINNTRLNKDNDTLKDLLKASVEKPVKMLVYSSKTLELRESTVTPSNLWGGQGLLGVSIRFCSFEGANENVWHVLEVEPNSPAAIAGLRPHTDYVIGADTVMNESEDLFSLIESHEGKGLKLYVYNTDTDNCREVVITPNSAWGGEGSLGCGIGYGYLHRIPTRPFEEGKKISFPGNASGVPVSPLKDGFTEVQLSAVTPPHIAPTVPAGLEDSLSSLSISTAPPTMPSELQTGLPTVPLLPASSSPSLSPLAPLNPATASFNPATTLPGLMPLPGGLPPLPNLPNLNLPLPDLGTISLAGSSSLAAGGSTVPPLVAPLNLHGLAPLPPLPTMLPSQLTPLLPQGVAPILPPTSTSTAAAPSPASVTVTPATEPVAEATKVTELQPPTETLTMSS; translated from the exons ATGGGAGGCACACAGAGCGTGGAGATACCGGGAGGCGGCTCAGAAGGCTACCACGTTCTCCGG gtTCAGGAGAACTCACCAGGCCACCGAGCAGGACTGGAACCTTTCTTTGACTTCATCGTTTCCATCAATAACACCCGACTG AACAAGGATAACGACACCCTAAAGGACCTCCTCAAAGCCAGCGTAGAGAAACCAGTCAAGATGCTGGTTTACTCCTCAAAGACACTGGAGCTGCGGGAATCCACAGTCACCCCCAGTAACCTGTGGGGGGGCCAAGGCTTGCTTGGGGTTTCCATTCGCTTCTGCAGCTTTGAAGGCGCCAATGAGAATGTTTGGCACGTTCTG GAAGTGGAGCCCAATTCCCCTGCAGCTATTGCAGGTTTGAGGCCACACACCGACTACGTTATCGGAGCTGACACTGTTATGAACGAG TCTGAGGATTTGTTCTCGCTGATAGAGAGCCATGAGGGGAAGGGCCTGAAGCTTTATGTGTACAACACAGACACCGACAACTGCAGAGAGGTGGTCATCACGCCCAATAGTGCCtggggaggagaggggag CCTTGGATGCGGGATTGGCTACGGATACCTCCACAGGATCCCCACGCGACCTTTCGAGGAAGGGAAGAAGATCAGCTTTCCCGGGAATGCGTCTGGCGTGCCTGTCAGTCCGTTGAAGGATGGATTCACCGAG GTCCAGCTGTCGGCCGTGACCCCGCCCCATATTGCACCCACAGTCCCTGCTGGCCTTGAGGACTCGTTGTCTAGTCTGTCAATCAGCACTGCCCCGCCCACTATGCCAAGTGAGCTGCAAACAg GTTTGCCCACAGTCCCTCTGCTCCCTGCCTCCTCCAGTCCATCCCTGAGCCCCCTTGCTCCCCTCAATCCTGCCACCGCCAGCTTCAATCCCGCCACCACGCTACCAG gcTTGATGCCCCTCCCAGGTGGCTTACCTCCGCTACCCAACCTCCCCAATCTGAACCTGCCACTCCCAGACCTCGGTACCATCTCACTAGCAGGGAGCAGCAGCTTAGCGGCGGGTGGAAGCACAG TTCCTCCCTTGGTCGCTCCGTTGAACCTACACGGCCTCGCCCCGCTGCCTCCTCTGCCCACCATGCTGCCCTCGCAGCTGACTCCCCTCCTGCCTCAGGGTGTGGCCCCCATTCTGCCGCCCACATCCACGTCCACCGCCGCTGCCCCCTCCCCGGCCTCGGTCACAGTGACACCTGCCACAGAGCCTGTCGCAGAGGCCACAAAGGTCACGGAACTGCAGCCTCCGACGGAAACACTAACAATGTCCTCCTAA
- the LOC131126606 gene encoding Golgi reassembly-stacking protein 2-like isoform X1, translating into MGGTQSVEIPGGGSEGYHVLRVQENSPGHRAGLEPFFDFIVSINNTRLNKDNDTLKDLLKASVEKPVKMLVYSSKTLELRESTVTPSNLWGGQGLLGVSIRFCSFEGANENVWHVLEVEPNSPAAIAGLRPHTDYVIGADTVMNESEDLFSLIESHEGKGLKLYVYNTDTDNCREVVITPNSAWGGEGSLGCGIGYGYLHRIPTRPFEEGKKISFPGNASGVPVSPLKDGFTEVQLSAVTPPHIAPTVPAGLEDSLSSLSISTAPPTMPSELQTGLPTVPLLPASSSPSLSPLAPLNPATASFNPATTLPGLMPLPGGLPPLPNLPNLNLPLPDLGTISLAGSSSLAAGGSTAVPPLVAPLNLHGLAPLPPLPTMLPSQLTPLLPQGVAPILPPTSTSTAAAPSPASVTVTPATEPVAEATKVTELQPPTETLTMSS; encoded by the exons ATGGGAGGCACACAGAGCGTGGAGATACCGGGAGGCGGCTCAGAAGGCTACCACGTTCTCCGG gtTCAGGAGAACTCACCAGGCCACCGAGCAGGACTGGAACCTTTCTTTGACTTCATCGTTTCCATCAATAACACCCGACTG AACAAGGATAACGACACCCTAAAGGACCTCCTCAAAGCCAGCGTAGAGAAACCAGTCAAGATGCTGGTTTACTCCTCAAAGACACTGGAGCTGCGGGAATCCACAGTCACCCCCAGTAACCTGTGGGGGGGCCAAGGCTTGCTTGGGGTTTCCATTCGCTTCTGCAGCTTTGAAGGCGCCAATGAGAATGTTTGGCACGTTCTG GAAGTGGAGCCCAATTCCCCTGCAGCTATTGCAGGTTTGAGGCCACACACCGACTACGTTATCGGAGCTGACACTGTTATGAACGAG TCTGAGGATTTGTTCTCGCTGATAGAGAGCCATGAGGGGAAGGGCCTGAAGCTTTATGTGTACAACACAGACACCGACAACTGCAGAGAGGTGGTCATCACGCCCAATAGTGCCtggggaggagaggggag CCTTGGATGCGGGATTGGCTACGGATACCTCCACAGGATCCCCACGCGACCTTTCGAGGAAGGGAAGAAGATCAGCTTTCCCGGGAATGCGTCTGGCGTGCCTGTCAGTCCGTTGAAGGATGGATTCACCGAG GTCCAGCTGTCGGCCGTGACCCCGCCCCATATTGCACCCACAGTCCCTGCTGGCCTTGAGGACTCGTTGTCTAGTCTGTCAATCAGCACTGCCCCGCCCACTATGCCAAGTGAGCTGCAAACAg GTTTGCCCACAGTCCCTCTGCTCCCTGCCTCCTCCAGTCCATCCCTGAGCCCCCTTGCTCCCCTCAATCCTGCCACCGCCAGCTTCAATCCCGCCACCACGCTACCAG gcTTGATGCCCCTCCCAGGTGGCTTACCTCCGCTACCCAACCTCCCCAATCTGAACCTGCCACTCCCAGACCTCGGTACCATCTCACTAGCAGGGAGCAGCAGCTTAGCGGCGGGTGGAAGCACAG CAGTTCCTCCCTTGGTCGCTCCGTTGAACCTACACGGCCTCGCCCCGCTGCCTCCTCTGCCCACCATGCTGCCCTCGCAGCTGACTCCCCTCCTGCCTCAGGGTGTGGCCCCCATTCTGCCGCCCACATCCACGTCCACCGCCGCTGCCCCCTCCCCGGCCTCGGTCACAGTGACACCTGCCACAGAGCCTGTCGCAGAGGCCACAAAGGTCACGGAACTGCAGCCTCCGACGGAAACACTAACAATGTCCTCCTAA
- the LOC131126605 gene encoding glutamate decarboxylase 1-like isoform X1 yields the protein MATSEPRATGGDQDPNTANLRPPSTTYEYAWMHGCTRKLGMKICGFLQKNNSLEEKGRLGQKNLLSCDNSDRDARFRRTETDFSNLFARDLLPAKNGEEPTMQFLLEVVDILTNYVKKTFDRSTKVLDFHHPHQLLEGMEGFNLELSDQPESLEQILVDCRDTLKYGVRTGHPRFFNQLSSGLDIIGLAGEWLTSTANTNMFTYEIAPVFVLMEQLTLKKMREMIGWPGGEGDGLFSPGGAISNMYSVMIARYKYFPEVKTKGMSAAPRLVLFTSEHSHYSIKKAGAALGFGTENVILLSTDERGRVIPADLEAKIIDAKQKGYVPLFVNATAGSTVYGAFDPINDIADICEKYNLWLHVDGAWGGGLLMSRKHRHKLSGIERANSVTWNPHKMMGVPLQCSAILVREKGLMGGCNSMCAGYLFQPDKQYDVTYDTGDKAIQCGRHVDIFKFWLMWKAKGTIGFEQHIDRCLDLSQYLYNKIKNREGYQMVFDGVPQHTNVCFWYIPPSLRGMPESEERREKLHRVAPKIKAMMMESGTTMVGYQPQGNKVNFFRMVVSNHAATQSDIDFLIDEIERLGQDL from the exons atggccacGTCAGAACCGAGAGCCACCGGGGGGGACCAAGACCCCAACACCGCCAATTTAAGACCCCCATCCACAA CCTACGAGTATGCGTGGATGCACGGATGTACACGGAAACTCGGCATGAAGATTTGCg GGTTCCTGCAGAAGAACAACAGCCTGGAGGAGAAGGGCCGACTGGGCCAGAAGAACCTGCTCTCCTGTGACAACAGTGACAGGGATGCTCGCTTCCGACGCACCGAGACCGATTTCTCCAATCTCTTTGCCCGAG ACCTTCTGCCTGCAAAGAATGGAGAAGAACCGACCATGCAGTTCTTATTGGAGGTGGTGGACATCCTTACCAACTACGTGAAGAAGACTTTCGACCGCTCTACCAAGGTGCTGGACTTCCACCACCCTCACCAGCTCCTGGAAGGGATGGAGGGCTTCAACCTGGAGCTTTCCGACCAGCCGGAATCTCTGGAGCAGATCCTGGTGGACTGCAGAGACACGCTCAAATATGGCGTCCGGACAG GTCACCCTCGCTTCTTCAACCAGTTGTCCTCAGGCCTGGACATCATCGGCCTTGCCGGGGAGTGGCTCACCTCCACAGCTAACACCAACAT GTTCACCTATGAGATAGCGCCGGTGTTTGTGTTGATGGAGCAGCTGACGCTGAAGAAGATGAGAGagatgattggctggcccggcGGAGAAGGAGACGGCCTTTTCTCTCCAG GGGGCGCCATTTCTAACATGTACAGTGTGATGATCGCACGTTACAAGTACTTCCCAGAAGTCAAGACCAAAGGCATGTCCGCAGCTCCACGCCTGGTTCTCTTCACATCTGAACAT AGCCACTACTCCATAAAGAAGGCCGGTGCTGCTCTGGGTTTTGGCACCGAGAACGTGATTCTGTTGAGCACAGATGAGAG GGGGAGGGTCATTCCTGCTGATCTGGAGGCCAAGATTATTGACGCCAAACAGAAG GGTTACGTGCCGTTGTTTGTCAATGCCACGGCTGGTTCCACCGTCTACGGAGCCTTTGACCCTATCAATGACATCGCTGACATCTGTGAGAAGTACAACCTGTGGCTCCATGTTGAT GGCGCTTGGGGTGGTGGACTGCTGATGTCCAGAAAGCACCGCCATAAGCTCAGCGGGATCGAGAG GGCCAACTCTGTGACATGGAACCCTCACAAAATGATGGGTGTGCCTCTGCAGTGTTCCGCCATCTTAGTCAGAGAGAAG GGGTTGATGGGAGGGTGCAACTCCATGTGTGCTGGGTATTTGTTCCAACCGGACAAGCAGTACGACGTCACGTACGACACCGGAGACAAAGCCATCCAATGTGGGCGACATGTGGATATATTTAAGTTCTGGCTCATGTGGAAGGCCAAG GGTACCATTGGGTTTGAGCAGCACATCGACAGGTGCTTGGATCTGTCTCAGTACCTGTACAACAAGATCAAGAACAGAGAAGGGTACCAAATGGTGTTTGATGGAGTG CCCCAGCACACCAACGTTTGCTTCTGGTACATCCCGCCCAGCCTGAGGGGGATGCCGGAGAGCGAGGAAAGGCGGGAAAAGCTCCACAGG GTCGCACCAAAGATCAAGGCCATGATGATGGAGTCAGGGACCACCATGGTGGGCTACCAGCCTCAGGGTAACAAAGTCAACTTCTTCCGCATGGTGGTCTCCAACCACGCGGCCACTCAGTCTGACATCGATTTCCTCATCGATGAGATAGAGAGGCTGGGTCAGGACctgtag
- the LOC131126605 gene encoding glutamate decarboxylase 1-like isoform X2, whose product MATSEPRATGGDQDPNTANLRPPSTRFLQKNNSLEEKGRLGQKNLLSCDNSDRDARFRRTETDFSNLFARDLLPAKNGEEPTMQFLLEVVDILTNYVKKTFDRSTKVLDFHHPHQLLEGMEGFNLELSDQPESLEQILVDCRDTLKYGVRTGHPRFFNQLSSGLDIIGLAGEWLTSTANTNMFTYEIAPVFVLMEQLTLKKMREMIGWPGGEGDGLFSPGGAISNMYSVMIARYKYFPEVKTKGMSAAPRLVLFTSEHSHYSIKKAGAALGFGTENVILLSTDERGRVIPADLEAKIIDAKQKGYVPLFVNATAGSTVYGAFDPINDIADICEKYNLWLHVDGAWGGGLLMSRKHRHKLSGIERANSVTWNPHKMMGVPLQCSAILVREKGLMGGCNSMCAGYLFQPDKQYDVTYDTGDKAIQCGRHVDIFKFWLMWKAKGTIGFEQHIDRCLDLSQYLYNKIKNREGYQMVFDGVPQHTNVCFWYIPPSLRGMPESEERREKLHRVAPKIKAMMMESGTTMVGYQPQGNKVNFFRMVVSNHAATQSDIDFLIDEIERLGQDL is encoded by the exons atggccacGTCAGAACCGAGAGCCACCGGGGGGGACCAAGACCCCAACACCGCCAATTTAAGACCCCCATCCACAA GGTTCCTGCAGAAGAACAACAGCCTGGAGGAGAAGGGCCGACTGGGCCAGAAGAACCTGCTCTCCTGTGACAACAGTGACAGGGATGCTCGCTTCCGACGCACCGAGACCGATTTCTCCAATCTCTTTGCCCGAG ACCTTCTGCCTGCAAAGAATGGAGAAGAACCGACCATGCAGTTCTTATTGGAGGTGGTGGACATCCTTACCAACTACGTGAAGAAGACTTTCGACCGCTCTACCAAGGTGCTGGACTTCCACCACCCTCACCAGCTCCTGGAAGGGATGGAGGGCTTCAACCTGGAGCTTTCCGACCAGCCGGAATCTCTGGAGCAGATCCTGGTGGACTGCAGAGACACGCTCAAATATGGCGTCCGGACAG GTCACCCTCGCTTCTTCAACCAGTTGTCCTCAGGCCTGGACATCATCGGCCTTGCCGGGGAGTGGCTCACCTCCACAGCTAACACCAACAT GTTCACCTATGAGATAGCGCCGGTGTTTGTGTTGATGGAGCAGCTGACGCTGAAGAAGATGAGAGagatgattggctggcccggcGGAGAAGGAGACGGCCTTTTCTCTCCAG GGGGCGCCATTTCTAACATGTACAGTGTGATGATCGCACGTTACAAGTACTTCCCAGAAGTCAAGACCAAAGGCATGTCCGCAGCTCCACGCCTGGTTCTCTTCACATCTGAACAT AGCCACTACTCCATAAAGAAGGCCGGTGCTGCTCTGGGTTTTGGCACCGAGAACGTGATTCTGTTGAGCACAGATGAGAG GGGGAGGGTCATTCCTGCTGATCTGGAGGCCAAGATTATTGACGCCAAACAGAAG GGTTACGTGCCGTTGTTTGTCAATGCCACGGCTGGTTCCACCGTCTACGGAGCCTTTGACCCTATCAATGACATCGCTGACATCTGTGAGAAGTACAACCTGTGGCTCCATGTTGAT GGCGCTTGGGGTGGTGGACTGCTGATGTCCAGAAAGCACCGCCATAAGCTCAGCGGGATCGAGAG GGCCAACTCTGTGACATGGAACCCTCACAAAATGATGGGTGTGCCTCTGCAGTGTTCCGCCATCTTAGTCAGAGAGAAG GGGTTGATGGGAGGGTGCAACTCCATGTGTGCTGGGTATTTGTTCCAACCGGACAAGCAGTACGACGTCACGTACGACACCGGAGACAAAGCCATCCAATGTGGGCGACATGTGGATATATTTAAGTTCTGGCTCATGTGGAAGGCCAAG GGTACCATTGGGTTTGAGCAGCACATCGACAGGTGCTTGGATCTGTCTCAGTACCTGTACAACAAGATCAAGAACAGAGAAGGGTACCAAATGGTGTTTGATGGAGTG CCCCAGCACACCAACGTTTGCTTCTGGTACATCCCGCCCAGCCTGAGGGGGATGCCGGAGAGCGAGGAAAGGCGGGAAAAGCTCCACAGG GTCGCACCAAAGATCAAGGCCATGATGATGGAGTCAGGGACCACCATGGTGGGCTACCAGCCTCAGGGTAACAAAGTCAACTTCTTCCGCATGGTGGTCTCCAACCACGCGGCCACTCAGTCTGACATCGATTTCCTCATCGATGAGATAGAGAGGCTGGGTCAGGACctgtag